The Gemmatimonadota bacterium genome includes the window CGTTTCCCTTCAATCTGACCGGGAATCCCGCGGCTTCCATTCCGTGCGGGTTTACGAAGGCGGGCCTACCAGTCGGACTCCAAATTGTGGGACGACGGTTTGACGACGCCGGCGTGCTGCGCGCCTCCGCGGCGTTCGAGAAGATGAGCCCCTGGCAAGCGACCAAACCGGCCATTGGGTAGGGGGAGCGGGCCGAAGACGATCCTCGCCTAGCGTGCCGCTTCGACCCGCACGGTCACGATGTCGATATCGTGGTATTGCTGGTGGCGGACCGAGGCCGCGAAATGTTTCAGCAGGCGGAGAGAAATCTCGTGCTCTTCGGGTATAGTGCTCCCCTCACCGAGCAGGACCATGCGGTCTTCGAGATTTTCATCCCCGACCGCGGCCACAAATTCCAACTCGATTTCCGCGCTGTCGCCACGCGCAACAATAAAGAGCCGCCGCTTGTCGGGGGTGGTTTCATCCTCCGGCTGCACCAGACTCAGCAGCGTTTCCTCACCGGCCGCGCACAAGCGTTCCAT containing:
- a CDS encoding amidase family protein, with protein sequence FPFNLTGNPAASIPCGFTKAGLPVGLQIVGRRFDDAGVLRASAAFEKMSPWQATKPAIG